Within Eggerthella timonensis, the genomic segment TGGGCATCACGCTCGTGCTTTCGATGATCGCCACGAACGACATGGCGCTCATCATGATGCTGCCCCTCTGCGCGGCCACGCTGCTCAAGGCGGGGTGGGAGCGCGCGCTGCCCTTCGCCTTCATCATGCAGAGCCTCGCGGCGAACCTCGGCGGCATGATCGTGCCGTTCGGCAACCCGCAGAACCTCTACCTGTTCGAGCGCTTCTCCATCCCGCTCGCGGATTTCCTCGCGGTCATGGCGCTGCCGTTCGCCGTGTCGGTGCTGCTCATCGGCGTATGCTGCGCCGTGTTCGCGAAGCCCGCGCCCCGCGACCCCGAAGCGCGCCTCGCGCCTCGCGCCTCCGAGCAGCCTCCCGCGACCGTCGATCGCCGCCGCGCCCTCGCATGCGGGGCGCTGCTCGTGCTGGTCATTGCCTCGGTGTTCCGCCTCGTGCCGTACCCGGTGGCGCTCGTCGCCGTCGTGTCGGTGCTGCTCGCACTCGACCGCCGCGCCCTGCGGTCGGTGGACTTCGGGCTGCTGCTCACGTTCGCGTGCTTCTTCGTGTTCGCGGGAAACATGGCGCGCATGCCTGCCGTCGACGAGGTCCTGTCGCAGGCGATGGCAAGCAACGCGCTGCTGGCCAGCGCGGGAGCCAGCCAGGTCATCAGCAACGTTCCTGCTGCGGTGCTGCTGTCGCATTTCACCGACAGCTACGAGGCGCTGCTCGTGGGCGTGAACATCGGCGGCGCGGGCACGCTCGTGGCTTCGCTCGCCAGCCTCATCACCTTCAACCAGTACCGTGCGGTCAAAGCCGCGTTCGGCCGCCGCCCCGAGATCGCGCGCCAGACGGCGGGCGGCTTCGTCGCGCGCTTCACCGCGTTCAACGCGAGCTTCCTCGCGGTGCTCTACCTCGTATGCGCCCTGTGGTCCTGATGCTCCACCGCTTTAGAGCACTAAACCGCACAGGCTCTCGAAACGACCGCTCGGGGGTCATCACGCCCAGCTAACCCCTCTCTTGGCGCGCCGCCCTTTGATAAAGGGCGCGCGGGGTCGTATAGTAGTGCACCTGCATCATACTTATACCTGTTTGAGAAAAGCGGATGCAGTGAAAGGGGAGGATCATGAACATCAAGAAATGGGGCGCTCTCATCGCCGCAGGCGCGTTGGCGGCATCGCTCACGCTGTTCGGCTGTTCGTCCGGCACAGGCGACCAGGGAAGCACCACCAGCGCCGGCGGAACCGACGCAGGCTACACGCTCATCAACGACGGCAAGCTGACGGTGGCCGCCTCGCTCGACTTCCCGCCGTTCGAGAACCTCAACGGCGACAAGCCCGAAGGCTTCGAGGTTGACCTCATGGGCCTGCTCGCCGAGGAGCTGGGCGTCGAGGTCAACTACCTGCCGTCCACGAAGTTCGACACCATCGTGCCGCTCATCAAGACCGGCGGCAAGGCCGACGTGGGCGTGTCGGGCATCACCATCAACGACGAGCGCCTGGAATCGGTCGACTTCACCGATCCCATCTGCGACGTGAACCAGAGCATCACCGTGCTCAAGGACGCGGGCATCACCGACGTCGCTCAGCTCGAGGGCAAGAAGGTGGGCGCCCAGACCGGCACCACCGGCTACGAATGGGCCGCCGAGAACATCAAGGACGTCGAGATGGTGGGATTCGACGAGATGACCGCCATATTCGCTGCGCTGCAGTCCGGTCAGATCGACGCGATCGCCGTGGATTGGCCCGTGGCGAACTACTACGTGAAGACCGCGTACGCCGACTGCGAGATCATCAAGGAGATCCCGACGGGCGAGCAGTACGCCATCGCCGTCAGCAAGGAGAACCCCGAGCTCACCAAGGCCCTCAACAAGGCCATCAAGGCGGTGCGCGAGAACGGCAAGTACGACGAGCTCGTAGCCACGTGGCTCCAGTAATCCGCGGATAGAACGAACATGCTACCTCTATTCTCGCATGCGAGAAAGAACGTCGTCGGCGTCGCTGTGGCTTTGGTCGCGGCGGCGTTGGCGCTTTCTTTCGCGCTGCCGATTCAGGCGCACGCGCTGGACGTGGAGCGCTGGACGGCCAAGCCGAACAAAGACGGCGACAGCACCACCGTCATGGGCGCCACGGCGACCCGCGTCACGTGGCAAGGCCAGTCTGCCGAAGACGAATCCATCGCGTCGGTGGTTCTCGAGATGCCCGAAGGCACGGCCGTCGAGGCCGAGAACGTGAAGACCACGGTCATCGCTGACCTCGATCGCCTTGAGGCGAGCTCTCAGACCACGGTGGAGGGAACCACCGTCACCGTGGCGCTCGACGAGCCCGCGCCGGCAGGCGCGCTCGTGATGATCGAGCTCAACCGCACGTTGCTCCCGGGCGGCGGCGGGACGTTCGGCCTGGCGGGCAGCTATACGACGGCTGACGGGCAGCAGCACGACATGCCCGCGACCGATCAGACGATCACCGTGGTGGGCACGTCGCCCGCCGAGCAGCTCTCGTCGTGGCTGGGCGCTCAGGAGTGGGTGCAAGCGTGGAACTCCAACAAGTTCCTCAACCTGTTCTTCAATCCCACGCTCATCGTCACGTCGGTGCCGGCGCTCGTCGCAGGCTGGCTCATCTCCATCGGCATCGTCATCGTCAGCTTCCCGCTGTCCATCCCGCTGGGTTTGATCTGGTCGTTTTTGCGCATGGCGAAGAGCCGCATCCCGCGCGCCATCGGCGCCACGTACATCAACATCGTGCGCGGCACGCCGCTGTTCCTGCAGCTGTACATCGCGTTCTTCGGCCTGCCGCTCATGGGCTTGCAGGTGGACAACTTCGTGCTGGGCGCCATCGTGCTGGTGATGAACTCGAGCGCGTATCTGGCCGAGATCTTCCGCGCGGGCATCCAGTCCATCAACAAGGGGCAGTTCGAGGCCTCGCGATCGCTGGGCATGAACGGCGCGCAAACCATGCTGTTCGTCATCATCCCGCAGACCGTGCGGCGCGTCATCCCGACGATGACCAGCGAGTTCATCCTCATGTACAAGGATACCTCGCTCTTGGCGGCCGTGGGCGTGACCGAGCTCATGATGTACGCGAAGACGATCACGGCCGCGACGGGCAACGTGACGCCCTACATCGTGGCCGCGGGCTTCTACCTCATCGTCACCATTCCGCTGACGAAGCTCATCAACTCGATGGAGCGCCGCATGGCGGGAGGGCGCCGGCGCAAGAAGAACGTCACCATCACGTCGGAAGAGGCCGTGCTGCCCGACTCCGACGCCGCCGTGTCCAAGAGCCTGCGCATGTCCGAGACGCTGGCCGGCTCCAACCATATCAGCCATTAAGGAGGTGCGGATATGAGCGAAGAAACCAAGCAAGCGACCGGCGAGCCGGTGGTCCGCATCGAGGGGCTGCGCAAGGCGTTCGGCGACAACGTGGTGCTGCGCGGCATCGATCTCGAGGTGCAGCGCGGCGAAGTGGTGGTCATCCTGGGGCCGTCCGGTTCCGGCAAGTCTACGCTGCTGCGCTGCGTGAACCTGCTGGAAACGCCCACCGAAGGGCGCATCTTCTTCGAGGACACCGAGATCACCGCGAAGAAGACCGACATCAACAAGGTGCGCGCCAAGGTGGGCATGGTGTTCCAGAACTTCAACCTGTTCCCGCACCTCACGGCGAAGAAGAACGTCATGCTCGCGCAGCAGAAGGTGCTGCACCGCGCCCGCGAAGAGGCCGAGAAGATCGCCGTCGAGCAGTTGACCCGGGTGGGGCTGGCCGATCGCGTGGACTACAAGCCCTCCGAGCTGTCGGGCGGCCAGCAGCAGCGTGTGGCCATCGCCCGTGCGCTGGCCATGGACCCGCACGTGATGCTGTTCGACGAGGCCACGAGCGCACTCGATCCCGAGCTCGTGCGCGACGTGCTGAGCGTCATGAAGGGGCTGGCGAAGGGCGGCATGACCATGATCGTGGTCACCCACGAGATGGGCT encodes:
- a CDS encoding SLC13 family permease; translation: MLLVSATVAAATMLAVPPDAAYLGYFDLKTLACLFGILALVGALRNAGVFEATARAMVARFSTCRAAIAAIVGITLVLSMIATNDMALIMMLPLCAATLLKAGWERALPFAFIMQSLAANLGGMIVPFGNPQNLYLFERFSIPLADFLAVMALPFAVSVLLIGVCCAVFAKPAPRDPEARLAPRASEQPPATVDRRRALACGALLVLVIASVFRLVPYPVALVAVVSVLLALDRRALRSVDFGLLLTFACFFVFAGNMARMPAVDEVLSQAMASNALLASAGASQVISNVPAAVLLSHFTDSYEALLVGVNIGGAGTLVASLASLITFNQYRAVKAAFGRRPEIARQTAGGFVARFTAFNASFLAVLYLVCALWS
- a CDS encoding ABC transporter substrate-binding protein, yielding MNIKKWGALIAAGALAASLTLFGCSSGTGDQGSTTSAGGTDAGYTLINDGKLTVAASLDFPPFENLNGDKPEGFEVDLMGLLAEELGVEVNYLPSTKFDTIVPLIKTGGKADVGVSGITINDERLESVDFTDPICDVNQSITVLKDAGITDVAQLEGKKVGAQTGTTGYEWAAENIKDVEMVGFDEMTAIFAALQSGQIDAIAVDWPVANYYVKTAYADCEIIKEIPTGEQYAIAVSKENPELTKALNKAIKAVRENGKYDELVATWLQ
- a CDS encoding amino acid ABC transporter permease gives rise to the protein MLPLFSHARKNVVGVAVALVAAALALSFALPIQAHALDVERWTAKPNKDGDSTTVMGATATRVTWQGQSAEDESIASVVLEMPEGTAVEAENVKTTVIADLDRLEASSQTTVEGTTVTVALDEPAPAGALVMIELNRTLLPGGGGTFGLAGSYTTADGQQHDMPATDQTITVVGTSPAEQLSSWLGAQEWVQAWNSNKFLNLFFNPTLIVTSVPALVAGWLISIGIVIVSFPLSIPLGLIWSFLRMAKSRIPRAIGATYINIVRGTPLFLQLYIAFFGLPLMGLQVDNFVLGAIVLVMNSSAYLAEIFRAGIQSINKGQFEASRSLGMNGAQTMLFVIIPQTVRRVIPTMTSEFILMYKDTSLLAAVGVTELMMYAKTITAATGNVTPYIVAAGFYLIVTIPLTKLINSMERRMAGGRRRKKNVTITSEEAVLPDSDAAVSKSLRMSETLAGSNHISH
- a CDS encoding amino acid ABC transporter ATP-binding protein, translated to MSEETKQATGEPVVRIEGLRKAFGDNVVLRGIDLEVQRGEVVVILGPSGSGKSTLLRCVNLLETPTEGRIFFEDTEITAKKTDINKVRAKVGMVFQNFNLFPHLTAKKNVMLAQQKVLHRAREEAEKIAVEQLTRVGLADRVDYKPSELSGGQQQRVAIARALAMDPHVMLFDEATSALDPELVRDVLSVMKGLAKGGMTMIVVTHEMGFARDVADRVIFMDGGFIVEQGTPEDVFDHPKSDRTKDFLGHIS